The sequence CTGTTGGTTTAATTTCCGCAGGGATTAAATTTAAACCATTTTTCCCAGATTATGTTGCCATACTCGGAAAAGACGTCCCTGTCATTGATTATGTTGTTCCTGCAGGTGAAGAGATAAGAAAAGCGGTTTGTAAAGAAATTAAAAAAGTTAATGTAGTTTTACTTAAAAATCATGGTGTTGTTGCTGTAGGAGAATCAATTAAAGAAGCATACACAAGAAGTTTAATTGTTGAAGAAGCAGCAAAGTCA comes from bacterium and encodes:
- a CDS encoding class II aldolase/adducin family protein encodes the protein VKVNLKTGEIFSELRPTCEISMHLGIYLTRPEVKAVIHTHPPITVGLISAGIKFKPFFPDYVAILGKDVPVIDYVVPAGEEIRKAVCKEIKKVNVVLLKNHGVVAVGESIKEAYTRSLIVEEAAKSILVGICCGKLRYFTEKEINQIENLQAEDYRKAILKNQ